From a single Arachis hypogaea cultivar Tifrunner chromosome 3, arahy.Tifrunner.gnm2.J5K5, whole genome shotgun sequence genomic region:
- the LOC112791308 gene encoding protein EXECUTER 1, chloroplastic, producing the protein MVMASMYAPTAPKLSFPNHKKQSSIPFTLRRPSLIPFPSSNSHSLCRCLNASASDDANSTSGGGGNNVRWDAMVQDFVSNAIKQFDSLISSLLKDDAAMAAVEGGGEKEKEWDWDRWRQHFEEVDEQERLLTVLKARLRDAVYLEDYEDAARLKVAIAAASTNDSVGRVMSYLNSAIKEERYTDAAFLRDEAGAGLVGWWAGSSKDFNDPHGLIIRITPEHGRYVARSYSPRQLATSGAGVPLFEFFLTMDRKGEFKSQAVYLKRRGGAFHGSPTTSPKALSASERLGSVESTDDRSELFVVSTEDPADDRNDGSDPAEGMPGFQNVMKDMIPGVKVKIFKVTHPEKVDKDIISKVIEQIIEEEEDEDNDEDDDEEEEEGEDEDEDEDEDEEQDNDTGSLELADVKSETDQEGDDEIEINDDLGTFEHEEQNEIAVKIVVRGLVQKLSSSFPTWDLLRVPAKLEMKGRGSFSFTVEKEVNQQDDHDKGKSLSDKSTRMQGPRKVDHVMFDLAKFIGKGKVPSKVLKEVGDLINLTLSQAQNHQPLSGTTTFNRIEIPASLDPLNGLYIGAHGPFSSEVIQLSRRVGQWQEESGSKEPSDLEFYEYVEALKLTGDPYVPAGQVAFRAKVGKRYQLPHKGIIPEEFGVVARYKGQGRLAEPGFKNPRWVDGELVILDGKHIKAGPVVGFVYWAPEYHFLVFFNRLRLQQ; encoded by the exons TGGCTTCCATGTATGCACCCACAGCTCCGAAGCTGAGTTTCCCAAACCACAAGAAGCAATCTTCAATCCCTTTCACTCTCAGAAGGCCCTCGCTCATTCCTTTTCCTTCTTCCAATTCCCATTCCCTCTGCCGCTGCCTCAACGCCTCCGCTTCCGACGATGCTAACAGCACCTCCGGCGGCGGTGGAAACAACGTCCGGTGGGACGCCATGGTCCAGGACTTCGTCAGTAACGCCATCAAGCAGTTCGATTCTCTCATCAGCTCGCTCTTGAAAGACGATGCCGCGATGGCGGCGGTTGAGGGTGGTGGTGAGAAGGAGAAAGAGTGGGATTGGGATCGATGGCGGCAGCATTTCGAGGAGGTCGATGAGCAGGAGCGTCTCCTCACCGTTCTTAAG GCTCGGTTAAGAGATGCAGTGTATTTGGAGGATTATGAAGATGCTGCCAGGCTTAAGGTGGCAATTGCAGCTGCCTCAACCAATGACAGTGTTGGAAGAGTGATGTCTTATCTCAAT AGTGCCATAAAGGAAGAGCGATACACTGATGCTGCTTTTTTAAGAGACGAAGCTGGTGCTGGACTT GTGGGTTGGTGGGCTGGTAGTTCAAAAGACTTTAATGATCCACACGGTCTAATTATACGCATTACTCCAGAGCACGGAAGATATGTTGCAAGGAGCTATAGTCCTAG GCAACTTGCAACATCTGGTGCTGGTGTTCCTCTATTTGAATTTTTTCTTACTATGGATAGGAAAGGTGAATTCAAGTCTCAG gcTGTGTACTTGAAGAGAAGAGGAGGGGCCTTCCATGGTTCCCCAACAACCTCCCCTAAAGCATTGAGTGCTTCTGAGAGATTGGGTTCTGTGGAGTCAACTGATGATAGAAGTGAACTCTTTGTTGTGAGTACTGAAGATCCAGCTGATGATAGAAATGATGGCTCTGATCCAGCCGAGGGAATGCCTGGATTTCAAAATGTCATGAAAGATATGATTCCTGGCGTAAAGGTGAAGATTTTCAAGGTTACACACCCAGAGAAAGTAGACAAGGATATTATATCTAAGGTGATTGAGCAGAtaattgaggaagaagaggatgaggataacgatgaagatgatgatgaagaagaagaagaaggagaagatgaagatgaagatgaagatgaagatgaggaGCAAGACAATGATACAGGAAGTCTGGAACTGGCAGATGTTAAGTCTGAAACTGACCAAGAGGGAGATGATGAGATTGAAATAAATGATGATCTGGGAACTTTTGAACATGAAGAACAAAATGAAATTGCAGTCAAAATTGTCGTTCGTGGTCTTGTTCAGAAACTTTCCAGCAGTTTTCCCACCTGGGATTTGCTTCGAGTTCCTGCTAAGTTGGAGATGAAGGGACGTGGTTCATTTTCCTTTACTGTTGAAAAGGAAGTCAATCAGCAGGATGACCATGACAAAGGGAAATCTTTATCAGATAAATCAACCAGGATGCAAGGTCCACGAAAAGTTGATCATGTTATGTTTGACCTTGCTAAATTCATCGGGAAGGGAAAGGTACCTTCAAAG GTGCTCAAAGAGGTGGGAGACTTGATAAATCTCACTTTAAGTCAGGCACAAAATCATCAGCCATTATCTGGGACAACAACTTTCAATCGTATTGAAATACCAGCTTCTTTGGATCCTCTAAATG GTCTTTACATTGGTGCACATGGACCTTTCTCCTCTGAAGTTATTCAACTTAGTCGTAGAGTTGGTCAATGGCAAGAGGAAAGTGGGTCTAAGGAGCCTTCAgatcttgaattttatgagtaTGTTGAGGCCTTGAAACTAACTGGGGATCCTTATGTACCAGCTGGTCAG GTGGCCTTTCGCGCAAAAGTTGGAAAGAGGTATCAACTTCCTCATAAAGGAATAATTCCTGAAGAGTTTGGAGTG GTTGCTCGCTATAAAGGCCAAGGGAGGCTGGCTGAGCCAGGGTTTAAGAATCCTCGGTGGGTTGATGGTGAACTTGTAATTCTAGATGGAAAG CACATAAAAGCTGGGCCTGTTGTTGGATTCGTGTATTGGGCCCCTGAATATCATTTTCTGGTATTCTTCAATCGGCTTAGGCTTCAACAATAG
- the LOC112791310 gene encoding nicotinamidase 1 → MVSQTVELLKNEIPLEQESVVLTEATVNGLVLVDIINGFCTVGSGNLAPREANRQISGMINESERLVRLFCEKKLPIMAFLDSHHPNKSEDPYPPHCIVGTDESNLVPALRWLENESNVTIRRKDCFDGYLGSIEEDGSNVFVDWVKKNKINTLVVLGVCTDICMLDFVCSTMSAKNRGFLEPLESVVVYSRGCATFDIPLEVAHDTKGTLAHPQEFMHHVGLYMAKERGARVANQLLFGVAEKI, encoded by the exons ATGGTGTCACAAACAGTTGAGCTCCTCAAGAATGAGATTCCTCTGGAGCAGGAGTCAGTGGTATTAACCGAAGCCACTGTCAATGGTCTTGTTCTTGTGGACATCATAAATGGATTCTGTACTGTTGGTTCTGGAAATCTG GCTCCAAGAGAAGCCAACAGACAGATATCAGGGATGATCAATGAATCAGAAAGGCTAGTAAGATTGTTCTGTGAGAAGAAATTGCCAATCATGGCTTTCCTGGATTCTCACCACCCTAACAAGTCAGAGGACCCTTATCCTCCTCACTGTATTGTTGGAACTGACGAATCAAATCTTGTTCCAG CTTTAAGATGGTTAGAGAATGAAAGCAACGTTACAATCAGACGAAAGGATTGTTTCGACGGATACTTGGGGTCGATAGAAGAAGACGGTTCCAATGTTTTTGTAGATTGGGTGAAGAAGAATAAGATCAACACA CTGGTGGTGCTAGGCGTATGCACAGATATCTGCATGCTGGATTTCGTGTGCTCAACCATGTCTGCTAAAAACCGCGGCTTTCTGGAGCCTCTAGAGAGCGTGGTGGTGTATTCGCGTGGCTGCGCAACCTTTGATATCCCACTTGAAGTAGCCCATGACACCAAAGGAACTCTAGCTCATCCTCAG GAGTTTATGCATCACGTGGGTCTGTATATGGCCAAAGAAAGGGGAGCCAGGGTAGCAAACCAGCTGCTGTTTGGTGTGGcagagaagatatga
- the LOC112791313 gene encoding fructose-1,6-bisphosphatase, chloroplastic — protein sequence MQSASTTLYQLPSLRGKFQTLLSKAQLFPVRSCFCRPRTRPSVSGSGMRSVIALSGSSSSSYAVDDGFVTLIEYVGKRGINVEDGLVVLLDHIQYACKRIATLVASPFNSSLGKQEGIGAASGSDRDAPKPLDIVSNEIILSSLQKSGKVAVMASEENDAPIWISDDGPYVVVTDPLDGSRNIDASIPTGTIFGIYKRLEELDDLPTEEKAMLNSLQSGSRLVAAGYVLYSSATILCTTFGSGTQTFTLDHSTGDFILTNPSIEIPRRGQIYSVNDARYFDWPEGLRRYIDTIRQGKGKYPKKYSARYICSLVADLHRTLMYGGVAMNPRDHLRLVYEANPLSFIVEQAGGRGSDGKNRILSLQPVKLHQRLPLFLGSLEDMEELESYDDVQQRVNPGYEV from the exons ATGCAGTCAGCATCAACAACCTTGTACCAACTTCCCAGTCTCCGGGGAAAGTTTCAAACTTTACTATCAAAAGCTCAACTTTTTCCAGTGAGGAGCTGTTTTTGCAGACCAAGAACAAGGCCTTCAGTTTCTGGGTCTGGGATGAGATCAGTAATTGCCTTAagtggttcttcttcttcttcgtatgCAGTTGATGATGGGTTTGTTACACTGATCGAATATGTGGGCAAAAGAGGAATAAATGTGGAAGATGGTTTGGTGGTGTTGCTCGATCACATACAATATGCTTGCAAGAGAATTGCAACTCTTGTGGCTTCTCCTTTCAATTCCAGCCTTGGCAAGCAAGAGGGTATTGGTGCTGCTTCTGGTTCAGATAGGGATGCTCCTAAGCCTCTTGATATTGTCTCG AATGAAATTATCTTGTCATCACTGCAAAAGTCTGGAAAAGTTGCTGTTATGGCTTCGGAAGAAAACGATGCACCAATTTGGATAAGTGACGATGGTCCATACGTGGTGGTAACGGATCCCCTTGATGGTTCACGAAACATTGATGCATCAATTCCAACTGGTACAATCTTTGGTATTTATAAGCGCCTTGAGGAACTAGATGATCTACCCACTGAGGAGAAAGCTATGCTGAATTCGCTCCAAAGTGGAAGTAGGCTGGTTGCTGCTGGATATGTTTTATATTCATCTGCAACTATACTGTGTACCACCTTTGGTTCCGGAACTCAGACATTCACTCTTGATCATTCAACAGGAGACTTTATCCTCACGAATCCAAGCATCGAAATTCCTCGCCGTG GGCAAATTTATTCGGTGAATGATGCTCGGTATTTTGATTGGCCTGAAGGATTAAGGCGGTATATAGACACAATTAGACAAGGAAAAGGTAAATATCCAAAGAAGTATTCAGCTAGGTATATATGTTCCCTGGTGGCTGATCTCCACCGAACTTTGATGTATGGGGGCGTGGCAATGAATCCGAGGGATCATCTCCGGCTTGTGTACGAAGCAAACCCTCTTAGTTTCATTGTAGAGCAGGCTGGTGGAAGAGGATCTGATGGCAAAAATAGAATTCTTTCCCTTCAACCAGTTAAATTGCACCAAAGGCTTCCTCTATTCTTGGGGAGTTTGGAGGATATGGAAGAGCTAGAAAGTTATGACGATGTTCAACAAAGAGTGAATCCAGGTTATGAGGTTTGA
- the LOC112791311 gene encoding KH domain-containing protein HEN4 produces the protein MATCYPSPSPKRHSIAPMADPNSNPKPSYSNGPYRAPKSKPTPSPRHATFRILCHASRIGGIIGKSGNVIKALQQATGAKIRVEDAPQESPDRVIFVVAPVSSSAGGNGGDGDSVDGSEEVSQAQEALVKVFERILDVAAEGDSSCLDDERVVSCRLLAEAAQVGSVIGKGGKVVEKIRRDTGCKIRVLNDRLPACAAPSDEIVEVEGCASSVKKALLAVSRRLQDSPSVDKTMKTMGSRPYEVVQHGASGVLHETSTDLRQRTSALSNLSGGSNFNSNGVHTWHPEINRAPVLDPKATQQEVMFRILCSDDRVGAVIGKGGSIVRALQSDTGANINIFPPFPDCEDRLITITAMENPETRYSPAQKAVVLVFSKSVEGIVEKGLDLGFKKELSVTARLVVPSNQVGCLIGKGGAIVSEMRKATGTSIRIIGGNQVPKCVSDNDVVQISGEFSNVKDALHNVTSRLRDNLFVSVRNGAGGRNLSSVPAETNPYGRPRDHIPLGGPPVLGVPHSLGTHSLSQSLDHLSLNPNLDHPSPGSWPQQRVAGINSRGTNDVVKGLTSRKGGLEHGSGSKATTVTKRTVEIPVPDDVFGSVYGENGSNLDQLRQISGAKVTVQEPRHSTRDRTVVISGTLDETRAAESLLQAFILNGSPS, from the exons ATGGCAACGTGCTATCCGTCTCCATCACCAAAACGACATAGTATCGCTCCGATGGCCGACCCCAATTCCAATCCGAAACCTAGCTACTCTAACGGCCCTTACAGAGCCCCCAAGTCCAAGCCTACACCGTCTCCCCGCCACGCCACCTTCCGTATACTCTGCCACGCGTCACGCATCGGCGGCATCATTGGTAAGTCCGGCAACGTCATCAAGGCGCTCCAGCAGGCCACCGGCGCCAAGATCCGGGTCGAAGACGCCCCGCAAGAGTCCCCCGACCGGGTCATATTCGTGGTGGCGCCAGTCTCTTCCTCCGCCGGCGGAAATGGCGGTGACGGCGATTCTGTAGACGGTTCGGAGGAGGTCTCGCAGGCGCAGGAGGCGCTGGTGAAGGTGTTCGAGAGGATACTTGACGTCGCAGCCGAGGGTGATAGCTCGTGTTTGGACGACGAGAGGGTTGTGTCGTGCCGTCTTCTGGCGGAGGCGGCGCAGGTGGGGTCCGTGATCGGGAAGGGTGGGAAGGTGGTGGAGAAGATCAGGAGGGACACCGGATGCAAGATTAGGGTTTTGAACGACCGTTTGCCGGCGTGCGCTGCGCCCTCCGATGAGATTGTTGAG GTAGAAGGCTGTGCCTCATCCGTAAAGAAGGCCCTTCTCGCAGTCTCTCGTCGGCTTCAAGATTCTCCCTCAGTCGATAAAACAATGAAGACGATGGGAAGCAGACCTTATGAAGTAGTTCAGCATGGAGCTTCCGGAGTTCTGCATGAGACTTCGACTGATCTGCGGCAAAGGACATCGGCATTATCGAATTTGTCAGGAGGCTCTAACTTCAATTCCAATGGAGTTCATACGTGGCACCCTGAAATCAATAGAGCACCAGTCTTGGATCCAAAAGCAACTCAGCAGGAAGTTATGTTTAGAATTCTTTGTTCGGATGACAGGGTTGGTGCTGTGATTGGAAAAGGTGGCAGTATTGTAAGAGCTCTTCAGAGTGATACAGGAGCCAATATAAATATTTTTCCTCCGTTCCCTGATTGCGAGGATAGATTAATTACTATTACTGCTATGGAG AATCCTGAAACGAGATATTCCCCAGCACAGAAGGCTGTTGTGCTTGTTTTCTCCAAGTCGGTAGAAGGCATTGTTGAGAAAGGGCTAGACTTGGGATTTAAAAAGGAGTTGTCTGTTACTGCACGTCTTGTAGTCCCATCAAACCAAGTGGGCTGTTTGATAGGGAAAGGAGGAGCAATAGTATCAGAAATGCGGAAGGCAACAGGGACTAGCATAAGAATAATTGGTGGCAACCAAGTTCCAAAGTGTGTATCAGATAACGATGTTGTTCAG ATATCAGGAGAGTTTTCAAATGTTAAGGATGCATTACATAATGTAACTAGTCGACTGCGGGATAATCTTTTTGTTAGTGTGCGAAACGGTGCTGGAGGACGGAATCTTTCCTCTGTACCAGCTGAGACCAATCCCTATGGGAGACCGAGGGATCATATTCCTCTTGGAGGTCCACCAGTTCTTGGTGTTCCTCATAGTCTAGGTACACATTCTCTGTCCCAAAGCTTAGATCATCTTTCACTGAATCCAAATTTAGATCATCCTTCACCAGGGTCCTGGCCACAACAG AGAGTGGCTGGAATAAATTCTAGAGGCACCAATGATGTTGTCAAGGGGTTGACTTCTCGAAAAGGTGGCTTAGAACATGGCAG TGGGAGTAAAGCCACCACGGTGACCAAGAGAACTGTGGAAATTCCGGTACCTGATGATGTTTTTGGCTCTGTATACGGGGAAAATGGGAGCAATTTGGATCAACTGAGACAG ATTTCAGGTGCTAAGGTTACTGTCCAGGAACCGCGTCACAGTACAAGGGACAGGACTGTCGTCATATCTGGTACGCTTGACGAAACTCGAGCAGCAGAAAGCCTTCTCCAAGCTTTTATTCTCAATGGGTCACCCTCATGA
- the LOC112791314 gene encoding costars family protein encodes MNVEEEVQRLREEIKRLGQVQTDGSYKVTFGTLFNDDQCANIFEALVGTLRAAKKRKVVSYDGELLLQGVHDNVVITLNPTP; translated from the exons ATGAATGTAGAAGAAGAGGTTCAACGCCTCAGAGAAGAGATCAAGAGGCTCGGTCAGGTCCAAACAGATGGTTCTTACAAG GTTACATTTGGAACACTATTTAACGATGATCAATGCGCAAATATATTTGAAGCACTTGTGGGAACGCTAAGGGCAGCCAAAAAACGGAAAGTGGTATCGTATGACGGAGAGTTACTCCTGCAAGGAGTCCATGATAATGTGGTGATCACTCTTAATCCTACCCCTTAA